One window of the Flavobacteriales bacterium genome contains the following:
- a CDS encoding response regulator transcription factor: protein MDKLQKKILLVDDETDILEFLSYNLKKEGYRVYTADDGYKGIELARKKLPDLIVLDLMMPGKDGVEVCRELRKEALFNKTLIVFLTARDEEISEITGFEVGADDFITKPIRPKVFTARINALLKRSGTNHTSTKKITLGDIIINPEKRAVTKDGVQIDLPKKEFDLLALLASTPGKVFSRDEIYMELWGNQIFVGDRTLDVHIRKLREKIGAKYIITSKGIGYKADF from the coding sequence TAGATGACGAAACGGACATCCTTGAGTTCCTGAGCTACAACTTAAAAAAAGAAGGATATAGAGTGTATACTGCAGACGATGGCTATAAAGGGATTGAATTAGCCCGCAAGAAACTACCAGATCTTATTGTTTTAGACCTAATGATGCCGGGTAAAGACGGTGTTGAAGTATGTAGGGAATTGCGAAAAGAAGCCTTATTCAACAAGACTTTAATTGTGTTTCTTACTGCAAGAGATGAAGAGATATCTGAAATTACCGGATTTGAAGTAGGCGCAGACGACTTCATTACCAAACCAATAAGACCAAAAGTATTTACAGCAAGAATTAATGCTTTGCTCAAAAGAAGTGGTACCAATCATACTTCCACTAAGAAAATCACACTGGGAGATATCATTATTAATCCTGAAAAAAGGGCTGTCACTAAAGATGGTGTCCAAATAGACCTACCGAAAAAAGAATTTGATCTACTTGCACTACTTGCCTCTACGCCTGGGAAAGTATTCTCGCGAGACGAGATTTACATGGAACTATGGGGAAACCAAATCTTCGTGGGCGACAGAACACTCGATGTACACATTAGAAAATTAAGAGAGAAAATCGGTGCCAAATACATTATAACAAGTAAAGGAATCGGCTACAAAGCCGATTTTTAA
- a CDS encoding sensor histidine kinase, translating into MQNISAKKITLISAIATTIVSVGIAYSFLLLDGKFNSLLTILVLSILLFSATYFFLAYLIRVYIKTKINVIYQSMYSTDFNDIQIDQFPNLEKTQDEVMNWVKDKNEEKEQLERLEKYRKEFLANVSHELKTPIFNIQGYLETLIDGRFEDKEINQEYVYKAAKNTERLSAIIEDLSTISMIESGQMSLNLTRFNLHDLISEVFETLEFKATAAEINLKFAPNTKSNYFVTADLEKIRQVVTNLIVNSVKYGKQNGTTTVHVIEIHDKILVEVSDNGMGISAEHLPRLFERFYRVDTNRSRNMGGTGLGLAIVKHIVETHDQSINVRSTLGTGSTFEFTLKKA; encoded by the coding sequence ATGCAAAATATTTCAGCAAAAAAAATAACATTAATCTCTGCTATTGCGACAACCATTGTTTCTGTAGGTATTGCGTATTCTTTTCTGCTTTTAGATGGAAAATTCAACTCTCTATTAACTATCCTCGTTTTATCCATTCTTCTATTCAGCGCTACATACTTCTTTCTAGCCTACCTGATTAGAGTTTACATTAAAACTAAAATCAATGTCATTTACCAATCCATGTATTCAACGGATTTCAACGACATTCAAATTGACCAGTTTCCTAATCTAGAAAAAACACAAGATGAGGTAATGAATTGGGTGAAGGATAAGAATGAAGAGAAGGAACAACTAGAACGCCTAGAAAAATACAGAAAAGAGTTTTTGGCTAACGTATCTCACGAATTAAAAACGCCAATTTTTAATATTCAAGGGTATTTAGAAACGCTTATTGATGGGAGATTTGAGGATAAAGAGATAAACCAAGAATATGTTTACAAAGCCGCTAAGAACACGGAACGCTTGAGTGCGATCATAGAAGACCTAAGCACCATATCCATGATCGAAAGCGGCCAAATGAGCCTCAACTTGACTCGTTTCAATTTACACGATTTAATTTCTGAGGTATTCGAAACATTGGAATTTAAAGCTACAGCCGCAGAGATCAACTTGAAATTTGCACCCAATACAAAATCAAATTATTTCGTAACAGCCGACCTGGAAAAAATCCGTCAGGTGGTTACAAACCTAATAGTGAATTCTGTTAAATACGGTAAGCAAAACGGCACCACAACTGTACATGTAATCGAAATCCACGACAAGATACTAGTAGAGGTTTCGGATAACGGAATGGGAATTAGCGCTGAGCACCTCCCCCGTCTTTTCGAAAGGTTTTACAGGGTTGATACCAACAGATCTAGAAACATGGGTGGAACCGGTTTGGGTTTAGCCATTGTTAAACACATCGTAGAAACGCACGATCAGTCTATTAATGTACGGAGCACTCTCGGTACAGGATCTACCTTTGAATTCACCCTAAAGAAAGCTTAA